Proteins encoded by one window of Ovis canadensis isolate MfBH-ARS-UI-01 breed Bighorn chromosome 14, ARS-UI_OviCan_v2, whole genome shotgun sequence:
- the LOC138418919 gene encoding cell adhesion molecule CEACAM7-like isoform X2, with protein MEPPSGPASRRHVPWSRLLLAVSLLTFWTPPTTAQLTVEAVPLLAAEGSDVFLVAHNVTKNPLGYAWHRGERGDNTQLIASYRVDNDATIYGPVYSGRETLYPNGTLLIQNVAQKDTGSYTLLVTKNDLQTEIWAGHLHVHPVLPTPVITSNNSNPREHEDTVVLTCGAETQNTSYMWWINSQSLPKSTRLELSEDKRTLTVVAVTRNDTGPYVCEARNPVSVSRSDPFTLDVLWQENSRALGVGAITGIVIGVLLVLTPLAVLGYFIFLHRFFFPNPGCLNNRGKWPPASTSGCGPSGSSVSQASRPDARPPAPIYQELLHPNTDVYCHISHKADVGP; from the exons ATGGAGCCCCCGTCAGGCCCTGCAAGCAGGCGGCATGTCCCCTGGAGCAGGCTCCTGCTGGCAG TCTCACTGTTAACTTTCTGGACCCCGCCCACCACTGCCCAGCTCACTGTTGAAGCGgtgcccctgcttgctgcagaaGGGTCGGATGTTTTTCTGGTTGCCCACAACGTGACAAAGAATCCTCTAGGctatgcctggcacagaggagaaaggggagacaaCACCCAGCTAATTGCATCATATAGGGTAGACAATGATGCAACTATCTATGGGCCTGTGTACAGCGGACGGGAGACACTTTACCCCAACGGAACCCTGCTGATCCAGAACGTCGCCCAGAAAGACACAGGATCCTACACCCTGCTCGTTACAAAGAATGATTTACAGACAGAAATATGGGCTGGACACCTTCACGTGCACC CGGTGCTACCCACACCCGTCATCACCAGCAACAACTCCAACCCCAGGGAGCACGAGGACACTGTGGTGTTAACATGTGGAGCTGAGACCCAGAACACCTCCTACATGTGGTGGATCAACAGTCAGAGCCTCCCCAAGAGCACCAGGCTGGAACTGTCCGAGGACAAGAGGACTCTCACAGTAGTCGCCGTGACAAGGAATGACACAGGACCCTATGTGTGTGAAGCCCGGAACCCAGTGAGTGTCAGCCGCAGTGACCCATTCACCCTGGATGTCCTCT gGCAAGAAAACAGCCGAGCCCTCGGTGTGGGAGCCATTACTGGCATCGTGATTGGGGTCCTGCTTGTGCTGACGCCGCTGGCTGTCCTGGggtatttcattttccttcacag GTTTTTCTTCCCTAACCCCGGCTGCCTGAACAACAGAGGGAAGTGGCCCCCAGCGTCCACCTCAG GATGTGGTCCCTCTGGCAGCTCTGTCTCCCAG GCCTCCCGACCTGACGCCAGGCCTCCAGCTCCCATCTACCAG GAATTACTACACCCGAACACAGATGTTTATTGTCATATCAGCCACAAAGCAGATGTGGGTCCTTAG
- the LOC138418919 gene encoding cell adhesion molecule CEACAM7-like isoform X1 → MEPPSGPASRRHVPWSRLLLAVSLLTFWTPPTTAQLTVEAVPLLAAEGSDVFLVAHNVTKNPLGYAWHRGERGDNTQLIASYRVDNDATIYGPVYSGRETLYPNGTLLIQNVAQKDTGSYTLLVTKNDLQTEIWAGHLHVHPVLPTPVITSNNSNPREHEDTVVLTCGAETQNTSYMWWINSQSLPKSTRLELSEDKRTLTVVAVTRNDTGPYVCEARNPVSVSRSDPFTLDVLWQENSRALGVGAITGIVIGVLLVLTPLAVLGYFIFLHRFFFPNPGCLNNRGKWPPASTSGCGPSGSSVSQLKVAQSCPAFVTPWTVDRQAPLSMDFSREEFWNGPPDLTPGLQLPSTRNYYTRTQMFIVISATKQMWVLSSSRLVSLTDCGKELT, encoded by the exons ATGGAGCCCCCGTCAGGCCCTGCAAGCAGGCGGCATGTCCCCTGGAGCAGGCTCCTGCTGGCAG TCTCACTGTTAACTTTCTGGACCCCGCCCACCACTGCCCAGCTCACTGTTGAAGCGgtgcccctgcttgctgcagaaGGGTCGGATGTTTTTCTGGTTGCCCACAACGTGACAAAGAATCCTCTAGGctatgcctggcacagaggagaaaggggagacaaCACCCAGCTAATTGCATCATATAGGGTAGACAATGATGCAACTATCTATGGGCCTGTGTACAGCGGACGGGAGACACTTTACCCCAACGGAACCCTGCTGATCCAGAACGTCGCCCAGAAAGACACAGGATCCTACACCCTGCTCGTTACAAAGAATGATTTACAGACAGAAATATGGGCTGGACACCTTCACGTGCACC CGGTGCTACCCACACCCGTCATCACCAGCAACAACTCCAACCCCAGGGAGCACGAGGACACTGTGGTGTTAACATGTGGAGCTGAGACCCAGAACACCTCCTACATGTGGTGGATCAACAGTCAGAGCCTCCCCAAGAGCACCAGGCTGGAACTGTCCGAGGACAAGAGGACTCTCACAGTAGTCGCCGTGACAAGGAATGACACAGGACCCTATGTGTGTGAAGCCCGGAACCCAGTGAGTGTCAGCCGCAGTGACCCATTCACCCTGGATGTCCTCT gGCAAGAAAACAGCCGAGCCCTCGGTGTGGGAGCCATTACTGGCATCGTGATTGGGGTCCTGCTTGTGCTGACGCCGCTGGCTGTCCTGGggtatttcattttccttcacag GTTTTTCTTCCCTAACCCCGGCTGCCTGAACAACAGAGGGAAGTGGCCCCCAGCGTCCACCTCAG GATGTGGTCCCTCTGGCAGCTCTGTCTCCCAG ttgaaagtcgctcagtcgtgtccagcctttgtgaccccatggactgtagaccgccaggctcctctgtccatggatttctccagggaagaattctggaatgg GCCTCCCGACCTGACGCCAGGCCTCCAGCTCCCATCTACCAG GAATTACTACACCCGAACACAGATGTTTATTGTCATATCAGCCACAAAGCAGATGTGGGTCCTTAGTTCCTCCAGACTCGTCTCCTTAACAGACTGTGGGAAAGAGCTTACCTGA